GAGCGCTACGTCTTCTTCACCGCGGGCGCCTGCGGGCCCTGCCGCTTCGGTATGTACGAGAACGAGTACCGCCTCGCCCTGCGCAACGCCGGCTTCGAGGGCCTGCGCGTCATCGTCTTCCAGCAGTCGGGCGGGCTCGACCAGGAGCAGGCCGAGGCCGGGCTCGCGCTGAACCTGGACTTCTTCCTCGCCATTCTCTACGCGATGATGCTGGGCGACCTGCTCGGCGAGGTGGCGAACCAGATCCGTCCCTACGAGCGCGAGACCGGGGCCACCGACCGCGCGCTCCGGGCCGCGGTGGACGACATTGGCGCCACCCTGCGCGCGCGCCGGCCCTTCGTGCTCGCCGCGAGCCGCGGTCGCGCCCTGCGCCGCCTGCCCGGCGGCCGGCGATTGGACGGCTGGGCGAAGTTCCTCGCCGCGCTGCGGGACGAGGCGCTGGTCGCCGCCGCGGCGCGGGCCCGCGCGCGCTTCGACGCGGTCGCCATCGATCCCCTGCGGGCCAAGCCGCGCGTCAAGGTGACCGGTGAGTTCTGGGCGCAGACCACGGAGGGCGACGGCAACTTCAACATGTTCCGCTTCCTCGAGCGCGAGGGCGCCGAAGTGCTCACCGAGCCCGTGGCGACCTGGATCCTCTACATGGTGCAAGGCGCCCAGAACAAGATCCGCGACCGCAAGGGCCTGGCCGAGGGCTTCGTCGTGCCGAGCTGGCGGCGGCCGCGAGCGCGCGCCGGCGTCGAGTGGCGCGCCTGGCGGCAGATCCGGCGCCTCGATCTCGCGGCCCGCCTCTTCGAGCGCGAGTACGCGCGCTTGCGCCTGGCCCTCGGCGGCACGGCGCACGCGCCGGTGGATCAGCTCGAACTGGAGCGCATGGGGCATCCCTTCTACAACAGCCGCGCGGGCGGCGGCGAGGGCCACCTCGAGGTCGCCAAGAACATCTACTACCACAACAAGGGCCTCGCCCACATGGTGCTCAGCCTGAAGCCCTTCGGCTGCATGCCTTCCACGCAGTCCGACGGCGCGCAGGCCGCCGTGCAGTCGCGCTTCCCCGACATGATCTACCTGCCGATCGAGACCTCGGGCGAGGGCGAGATCAACGCGCACAGCCGCGTGCAGATGGCCCTCGGCGAGGCGCGCGTCAAGGCGCGCGAGGAATTCGAGCGCGCGGTGGCGGCCAGCGGCTACAGCCTCGAGGCGTTGCAGGCGGGGCTCGCGCGCGTACCCGAGCTGGCGCGGCCGCTCGCGCGGCTCCCGCACCGCCCTGGCATCGTCGGACGCGCGGCGCTGACTGCCCTGGCGCTGGGCGAGCGCTTGCGCGCCGCGGGCGTCGCCGACGCGGCGCCGCCCGCCGCCACGCTCGCCGCCGCCGGAGGCCTCAAGTGAGCCGTGCGGCGCCGCTGATCGCCGGGCTGGACGTCGGCTCGACCACGGTCAAGGCCGTGGTCTGCGAGCCGGGCGGCCGCGTGCTCTGGCGGGACTACCAGCGCCACTTCACGAAGCAGCCCGAGAAGGTGCTGGAGTTCCTGACGCGCATCGAGAGCGAGCTTGGCCTCGCGCCCGAGCGGCTGCGCCTCTTCCTCACCGGCTCCGGCGGCGCCGCGCTCGCGCGGCACCTGGGCGGCAAGTTTGTCCAGGAGGTCACCGCGGTCAGTCTGGCGGTCGAGCGCTACTGCCCCGAGGCGAACTCGGTGGTGGAGCTGGGCGGCCAGGATGCGAAGATCATCGTCTTCAAGGCGCCCGAGGGCGAGGGGCGCAAGAAGAAGATCCCCTCGATGAACGACAAGTGCGCGGGCGGCACGGGCGCGGTGATCGACA
The bacterium genome window above contains:
- a CDS encoding activator of (R)-2-hydroxyglutaryl-CoA dehydratase: MASGTTPRGLPLDEATIQERLAAARQRLEAEAGLVDTGKRRHYATPKQRPFLAHECAETTLLFGGLTWKHDQLIQSALESLGYRCAALPTPDVAAFQIGREFGNNGQCNPTYFTVGNLVQYLQGLEAQGLSRAEIAERYVFFTAGACGPCRFGMYENEYRLALRNAGFEGLRVIVFQQSGGLDQEQAEAGLALNLDFFLAILYAMMLGDLLGEVANQIRPYERETGATDRALRAAVDDIGATLRARRPFVLAASRGRALRRLPGGRRLDGWAKFLAALRDEALVAAAARARARFDAVAIDPLRAKPRVKVTGEFWAQTTEGDGNFNMFRFLEREGAEVLTEPVATWILYMVQGAQNKIRDRKGLAEGFVVPSWRRPRARAGVEWRAWRQIRRLDLAARLFEREYARLRLALGGTAHAPVDQLELERMGHPFYNSRAGGGEGHLEVAKNIYYHNKGLAHMVLSLKPFGCMPSTQSDGAQAAVQSRFPDMIYLPIETSGEGEINAHSRVQMALGEARVKAREEFERAVAASGYSLEALQAGLARVPELARPLARLPHRPGIVGRAALTALALGERLRAAGVADAAPPAATLAAAGGLK